The Thermodesulfobacteriota bacterium genomic sequence GGTGGGTTAAATTCAGGAAGCATGAATCTTTGATTCTTACATATCTCAGGAATTAATAATTGGAGAAGGATAATATGATTAATGTGATAGAATTTGATTTCTCTACCAAAAATGAATATGGAATAACCACAGAAGGAATTAAGCCTGAATGCGAGGAGGGTCATTACTATTGGATTAACCTTGATAGTGCAGGTGTGGGCGAATTCATAAATATTCTCAGACGGTTTTGCCCTGATACTCCGATTGACGATGAATTCCTAAAGAGTGATGCAAGAGAACTTCTAAATTTTTTCCCGAATACTCTTCATTTCAAAGTTTTTGAGACATATATTCTTAACGGAAAATTGGTCTCAGAGCCTATCCAGGTTATTCTAGGCAAATGTTTTATTGCAACTATTTATGATCAGCATTCGATGGTGGTGGAAAAGATGCTTGAGACTTATCACGATGATTTTGTCAACTTTAGTCAGTCTCCCGGTTTCCTCTTATTTGAAATTGCGGATTATATTTCAAATATATATCAGTCGACATATAGGGAGCTAGAAGAAGAGATTGATAAATTGCAATTAAAATTATTTGAAAATATCGACGATGAAATCTTTGTGCGAGTTGCTAACGCCACGCAGCAATTACTTGATTTTCGGTCAGCCCTAGTCTCTGCTCGTGAGATTATCACCATTTTATCTACTAGAAAATCTCCTTTTATTAGAGAAACAACTCAGCCATATCTCGAAAGCAAGAGTAATCTCCTCAATAGATTGAGCGACGACCTGTCTACTCAACGTGCTGTTATCTCTGACACCTTGAATCTTTACATGGGCTATGTCGGTTATAAAACGAATAGCTTAATAAATAGATTAACAATCATTAGTCTGATATTTTTGCCAATTACATTTATAGCCGGAGTTTACGGGATGAATTTTAACTACATGCCTGAGCTAAATTGGAAATACTCCTACTTCGTGTTATGGATAGTAGTGCTACTAATTGTTTCAAGTTTGCTACTCTTATTTAAGCTAAGGAAGTGGATTTGACTCTTACTAAATTTATTATTTGAAGAATTTGTGACGTGAATGCTATATGTATTTAGATTTTGATATTCATCCCGTCTTCTAGAATTTGCAGTGGTAAGTTTTTGGATAGTACCTTTAACTCTTTAATAATCTCTTCACGATGTATGGGTTTCATGTGTGTTACGTATATCTTTATGTCGGTTCTATGCATCTTAGAAACTTCTTTAGACAAAAGGTTGGGGGTTAGATGGCCGGTCAACTTTGCGGTTTTTTCTAGGCGATTTGGAAAACTACACTCTATAATTAATGCCTTCAGCCTTTTGTGGTCTCGAATGTTTTCCCAAAATAGCTCTGTCTTATAGGTGTCTGATGTAAAGGCAAAGGCAGAATTGCCACTATCAATCAGAAGACCCACGGTTGGCACTGTATGATTTACCGGAATTGCCATTATATTCAAAGAGTTTATTCTTATATTTTTCAGGGGTATAACGTTCGTTAATGAGATTTTTGACTGCTTGGTGTTTGGTATTTCATTGAAGTTGGGCCATATTCTCCCGTTGAAAATATGGGCAGATATATCATCTATCGTCTCTTTTATTCCATAAATGTTCAGGGGCTTCTTGCGAAAATCAAAAGCCGTTTGAGCCAGAAATGGAAGGTCTGCTATGTGATCAATGTGGGCGTGGGTTATAAAAACATGATCTATCATAGATCGGACTTTGTTACTCAAAACCTCCGAACACGTTCCGGCATCAATTAAAACATTTTTACCAATCAGGAGGGCAGTTGGATTGAGGCCTACATCTCTGCTACCGTTACAACCAAGGACCGAAATTTGCATCACTCGTCTCGTTTTCGTTCTATGTTAAAAAGGCAATTCATTTTACCTAATAAAATGAGTTATGGCTTTAGATATAAATTAATTCACTAACTTTAACATAAATTAAACTCACTTTTTATATCATACAAAAATCCAACATTCAAACGATTTATTTAGCAACATGTTCTCGTCATCAACCGTTGTTAAGTTAGCATTGTTGATGATTTAAAGGTGAGTAGGATTGTAGAATGTCTGTGATTTTCATTTGTGCTGTAGCTTAATTGAAGATAATGGTTAATAATTATTACAATTCCAGAAATAGGGGGAATCAATTTGAATTCATCAGGAAAATGGGAAAGCCTCGGTATTGAGTGTTCTAAAAACGGTCCGTATTTAATAAGAAACCTTAGACATCTTCAAAACTCAAAGGGTGAAGAGATATCAACAAATAAGGTTATCGCATTATGTAGGTGTGGGGGATCTGCAAATAAGCCCTATTGCGATGGTACCCATGCCAAAATAGGGTTTTGTGGCGAAAAGCTTGCAGACGGTAGTTTGAATAAAAGGGATAATTACATAGGGAAAAACATCACCATACACGATAACAGGGGAACTTGCTCACATTCAGGATTTTGCACAGATAGGTTGCCATCTGTTTTCAAATTAAAGACAGAACCATGGATTGATCCTGATGGTGCAGAAGTAGAGGAGATAGTCAATACTATACGGAAATGTCCCTCTGGTGCACTTAGATATTCTATTGATGGCGTTGAATATAGAGACCAAGATCGTGGGCCGATGATTAGGGTTTCAAAGGATGGTCCCTATTATGTTACCGGCGGAATTGAGTTAAAAGATGAGTCGGTGGGTGCAGGGGCTTCAGAAGAGCATTATACGCTTTGTAGATGTGGTGGGTCAAAAAATAAACCTTTTTGCGATGGTACCCATTGGTATTTAAAGTTCAGGGACGAGAACAACTAATTTAATAACTGACTTATTACGCTGACTATCTAATAATGCCTCAGATATATTATCTGCCAGATGAGATGAAAGTTGATATAGAACCCGAGAAGAGCATTTTAGATGCTTCATTGGATGCTGGTATTCCTCACACAAATGTGTGCGGCGGAAACGCACGTTGTTCAACTTGTCGTGTAATGATCCTAGATGGGCTAGAGTACTGTACTCCTAGGACCGAGAATGAACTGATTCTCGCGGAGCATTTGAATTTCTGTCCATCGATTCGCCTCGCCTGTCAGACAAAGATAACTGGGGACGTGAATCTAAGAAGACTGGTATTGGATGATGCAGATGTGGAATTGACGTCACAGCTTAAGAGGAATCTACATACATCGTCGGTCGGAGAGGAGAAAGAGGTCGCCATCCTGTTTGCCGATATAAGAGGTTTTACGAATTTTGCAGAGGCCCTCGTTCCTTATGACGTAGTGCATGTCTTGAATCGTTACTTTTTACGCATGGACCAGGCGATCATGAGAAATGGAGGCTATATTGACAATTATATGGGGGATGGACTCCTTGCCTTGTTCGGAGTTGAGAATAATGATAACGCTTCACTACACGCTGTGAAAGCCGGTCTGGAAATGCTGGAAGAAATGGAAAGACTTAGGCCTTATTTACAAACCATATATGACCGATGCTGGGAGATCGGTATCGGTATTCATTACGGGGAGGCAGTTATCGGAACAATTGGTGGATCAATACGGAGAACCACCATAATTGGTGATTCGGTGAATTTTGCAAGCCGCATCGAATCAGCGAACAAGGAGTTGAAGACAAATTTATTAGTCTCTGAAAGGGTTTATGAAATGGTTAAGGCTAAGGTTTTGGTTAATCAGCGCGTGAAATTAAAAATTAAGGGGAAGACCGGAGAATACGCATTATATCAAATAATAGGGTTGGATGTTAATCGTTCAGATGAATAACCCCATGAAGATTCTCAACCTTCATGCGATGAATTAACCCACCAAATAATTTCTTACCACAGATTGTGACTTTGAACTGGCAAATACCCTGCAGCTTGCGCAGGGAGTTTCATTGAATCAAAAAGTTGTTGATTTGGTACATTATCCAAGCTATAACATTTATAAGTCTTCAGTTATGGTGGGGTTTTGACTAAAGTATTAATTTTCCGGTGATTATTACTTTTCACAAAAACCGGGGGATTATTTGTAGATTTGAGTTTACCGTATGAATAAACTGAATGATAGAAGTCAAGAACTTTTTAGAATCTCTCACGGAAACAGAAAAAACCCTCCTAGGGTACGATTACAATCGAAAGATAGGAAATACAATTGCGATAAGTGCGACGATCAGAAACTTTCGTTTGATAGCGTAGGAGATCTTGCATTCTGGTTGGATTCAGGCGCACAATTTTACCACGTCAACGAGGCAGCTTGTGTATTCCCTGGACCTTCAAAGTCAGGATTCCGTGAAATGAGGAAGCATAATATAGGTCCAAACTATCCAAAAGAAGGCTCGAGTTTTCTCTGGTGCAATCTAGAGCGTCGTAAAACACCAAAGGGTGAAAGCGATGGAATAGAGCTAGGGGTTAATAAGCGAACACGAAATTTATTTGAGAAGAATAGAGAACTGAAAAAGGAGATTGCAAAGCGTAAAGTAGCTGAAGAACGGATCAGGGCTATATTAAGCGAGAAGGATTTACTTCTAAAGGAGGTTCAACACCGTTTAAAGAACAACCTTCAGTTTATTACCACTCTACTAGATCTTCATAGCGATTACACCAACGATAATAAGATGCAAAATGTTCTTGTCGACATTCAAAACCGCATAAAATCTATGGCTCTAATACACGAACAAATATATCAATCAAAGAGCGTAGCAAAAATTGACTTTAAAGGATACCTTAAAAATCTCGTTAACTATATATTTGACTCATACGGAATAAGTAAAAGAGCGATCAAGCCTAAGATAACGGGGAGCGATTTTTCTCTATGTGTAAATAGCGTAATAAGCTGTGGTCTGATAGCTAATGAACTCATTTCTAATGCTTTGAAGCATGGCTTTCCAGATGGAAGGCAAGGTGTAATCTTCATTAATATGTGTTCCAAGAATAACAATTTTAGATTGATTATTGGTGACAATGGAATTGGATTCCCTAAGAATTTTAGTTTCCAAAAAATAACGACCTTGGGCTTACAATTGGTTATCTCATTAACCCAGCAGCTTAATGGAGGTATTAAACTAAACAGGAGAGGACGGACTGAATTTAAAATTGTGTTTCCTGCAAAATGAAAAAGGTAGTAGGAAGGTAATCGATTATAGGCTAAAATTAATTTGAG encodes the following:
- a CDS encoding histidine kinase dimerization/phosphoacceptor domain -containing protein, whose product is MNKLNDRSQELFRISHGNRKNPPRVRLQSKDRKYNCDKCDDQKLSFDSVGDLAFWLDSGAQFYHVNEAACVFPGPSKSGFREMRKHNIGPNYPKEGSSFLWCNLERRKTPKGESDGIELGVNKRTRNLFEKNRELKKEIAKRKVAEERIRAILSEKDLLLKEVQHRLKNNLQFITTLLDLHSDYTNDNKMQNVLVDIQNRIKSMALIHEQIYQSKSVAKIDFKGYLKNLVNYIFDSYGISKRAIKPKITGSDFSLCVNSVISCGLIANELISNALKHGFPDGRQGVIFINMCSKNNNFRLIIGDNGIGFPKNFSFQKITTLGLQLVISLTQQLNGGIKLNRRGRTEFKIVFPAK
- a CDS encoding CDGSH iron-sulfur domain-containing protein, translating into MNSSGKWESLGIECSKNGPYLIRNLRHLQNSKGEEISTNKVIALCRCGGSANKPYCDGTHAKIGFCGEKLADGSLNKRDNYIGKNITIHDNRGTCSHSGFCTDRLPSVFKLKTEPWIDPDGAEVEEIVNTIRKCPSGALRYSIDGVEYRDQDRGPMIRVSKDGPYYVTGGIELKDESVGAGASEEHYTLCRCGGSKNKPFCDGTHWYLKFRDENN
- a CDS encoding 3',5'-cyclic-nucleotide phosphodiesterase — its product is MQISVLGCNGSRDVGLNPTALLIGKNVLIDAGTCSEVLSNKVRSMIDHVFITHAHIDHIADLPFLAQTAFDFRKKPLNIYGIKETIDDISAHIFNGRIWPNFNEIPNTKQSKISLTNVIPLKNIRINSLNIMAIPVNHTVPTVGLLIDSGNSAFAFTSDTYKTELFWENIRDHKRLKALIIECSFPNRLEKTAKLTGHLTPNLLSKEVSKMHRTDIKIYVTHMKPIHREEIIKELKVLSKNLPLQILEDGMNIKI
- a CDS encoding adenylate/guanylate cyclase domain-containing protein produces the protein MPQIYYLPDEMKVDIEPEKSILDASLDAGIPHTNVCGGNARCSTCRVMILDGLEYCTPRTENELILAEHLNFCPSIRLACQTKITGDVNLRRLVLDDADVELTSQLKRNLHTSSVGEEKEVAILFADIRGFTNFAEALVPYDVVHVLNRYFLRMDQAIMRNGGYIDNYMGDGLLALFGVENNDNASLHAVKAGLEMLEEMERLRPYLQTIYDRCWEIGIGIHYGEAVIGTIGGSIRRTTIIGDSVNFASRIESANKELKTNLLVSERVYEMVKAKVLVNQRVKLKIKGKTGEYALYQIIGLDVNRSDE
- a CDS encoding CorA family divalent cation transporter: MINVIEFDFSTKNEYGITTEGIKPECEEGHYYWINLDSAGVGEFINILRRFCPDTPIDDEFLKSDARELLNFFPNTLHFKVFETYILNGKLVSEPIQVILGKCFIATIYDQHSMVVEKMLETYHDDFVNFSQSPGFLLFEIADYISNIYQSTYRELEEEIDKLQLKLFENIDDEIFVRVANATQQLLDFRSALVSAREIITILSTRKSPFIRETTQPYLESKSNLLNRLSDDLSTQRAVISDTLNLYMGYVGYKTNSLINRLTIISLIFLPITFIAGVYGMNFNYMPELNWKYSYFVLWIVVLLIVSSLLLLFKLRKWI